Proteins encoded together in one Micromonospora auratinigra window:
- a CDS encoding ATP-dependent Clp protease ATP-binding subunit: MFERFTDRARRVVVLAQEEARMLNHNYIGTEHILLGLIHEGEGVAAKALESLGISLEGVRQQVEEIIGQGQQAPSGHIPFTPRAKKVLELSLREALQLGHNYIGTEHILLGLIREGEGVAAQVLVKLGADLNRVRQQVIQLLSGYQGKEPAAAGAAPGEAAPSTSLVLDQFGRNLTQAAREGKLDPVIGREKEIERVMQVLSRRTKNNPVLIGEPGVGKTAVVEGLSQKIIKGEVPETLKDKQLYTLDLGALVAGSRYRGDFEERLKKVLKEIRTRGDIILFIDEIHTLVGAGAAEGAIDAASILKPMLARGELQTIGATTLDEYRKHLEKDAALERRFQPIQVGEPSLAHTIEILKGLRDRYEAHHRVSITDAALVAAATLADRYISDRFLPDKAIDLIDEAGARMRIRRMTAPPDLRDFDERIAQVRRDKESAIDAQDFERAAQLRDKEKQLLGQKAQREKEWKAGDLDVVSEVDDEQIAEVLGNWTGIPVYKLTEEETSRLLRMEDELHKRVIGQEDAVKAVSKAIRRTRAGLKDPKRPSGSFIFAGPSGVGKTELSKALAEFLFGSEDALIQLDMSEFHDRYTVSRLVGAPPGYVGYDEGGQLTEKVRRRPFSVVLFDEIEKAHPDVFNTLLQILEDGRLTDGQGRIVDFKNTVIILTTNLGTRDVAKAVSLGFQASEDSESNYDRMKQKVNDELKQHFRPEFLNRIDDTIVFHQLRQNEILQIVDIMIARIETQLRNKDMGLELTDNAKKYLAKKGFDPVLGARPLRRTIQRDIEDNLSERILFNELTPGQIVVVDCEGDPEDIDKSKLVFRGSDRPADVPDAVPADLGGTADDAA; encoded by the coding sequence ATGTTCGAGCGGTTCACCGACCGAGCGCGACGGGTTGTCGTCCTGGCCCAGGAAGAGGCCCGGATGCTCAACCACAACTACATCGGTACGGAGCACATCCTGCTGGGCCTGATCCATGAGGGTGAGGGTGTCGCGGCGAAGGCTCTGGAGAGTCTGGGTATCTCGCTGGAGGGTGTGCGTCAGCAGGTCGAGGAGATCATCGGTCAGGGCCAGCAGGCGCCGAGCGGGCACATTCCGTTCACGCCGCGGGCGAAGAAGGTGTTGGAGCTGTCGCTGCGTGAGGCGTTGCAGCTCGGGCACAACTACATCGGTACGGAGCACATCCTGCTCGGGTTGATCCGTGAGGGTGAGGGCGTTGCCGCGCAGGTGCTGGTGAAGCTGGGCGCGGACCTGAACCGGGTGCGTCAGCAGGTGATCCAGTTGCTGTCGGGCTACCAGGGCAAGGAGCCGGCCGCGGCGGGTGCCGCGCCGGGTGAGGCCGCGCCGTCGACCAGCCTGGTGCTGGACCAGTTCGGCCGTAACCTGACCCAGGCGGCCCGGGAGGGCAAGCTCGACCCGGTCATCGGGCGCGAGAAGGAAATCGAGCGGGTCATGCAGGTGCTGTCGCGCCGGACGAAGAACAACCCGGTGTTGATCGGCGAGCCGGGCGTCGGCAAGACCGCCGTGGTGGAGGGGCTGTCTCAGAAGATCATCAAGGGTGAGGTGCCCGAGACGCTCAAGGACAAGCAGCTCTACACCCTTGACCTGGGTGCGCTGGTCGCGGGTTCGCGGTATCGGGGTGACTTCGAGGAGCGCTTGAAGAAGGTGCTCAAGGAGATCCGTACCCGCGGTGACATCATCCTGTTCATCGACGAGATCCACACTCTGGTGGGTGCGGGTGCGGCCGAGGGCGCGATCGACGCGGCGAGCATTTTGAAGCCGATGCTGGCGCGGGGTGAGTTGCAGACCATCGGCGCGACCACGCTGGATGAGTACCGCAAGCACCTGGAGAAGGACGCGGCGTTGGAGCGTCGTTTCCAGCCGATCCAGGTGGGTGAGCCGTCGCTGGCGCACACCATCGAGATTTTGAAGGGTCTGCGCGACCGTTACGAGGCGCACCACCGGGTGAGCATCACCGACGCGGCTCTTGTCGCGGCGGCGACGCTGGCCGATCGGTACATCTCGGATCGGTTCCTGCCGGACAAGGCGATCGACCTGATCGACGAGGCCGGTGCGCGGATGCGGATCCGTCGGATGACCGCGCCGCCGGACCTGCGTGACTTCGACGAGCGCATCGCGCAGGTGCGTCGTGACAAGGAGTCCGCGATCGACGCGCAGGACTTCGAGCGGGCCGCGCAGCTGCGTGACAAGGAGAAGCAGCTGCTGGGTCAGAAGGCGCAGCGGGAGAAGGAGTGGAAGGCCGGTGACCTGGACGTCGTGTCCGAGGTCGACGACGAGCAGATCGCCGAGGTGCTCGGCAACTGGACCGGTATTCCGGTCTACAAGTTGACCGAGGAGGAGACGTCGCGGCTGCTGCGCATGGAGGACGAGCTGCACAAGCGCGTCATCGGCCAGGAGGACGCGGTCAAGGCGGTCTCGAAGGCGATCCGTCGGACCCGGGCGGGCCTGAAGGACCCGAAGCGTCCGTCGGGGTCGTTCATCTTCGCCGGCCCGTCGGGTGTGGGTAAGACCGAGCTGTCCAAGGCCCTCGCCGAGTTCCTCTTCGGTTCCGAGGACGCGCTGATCCAGCTGGACATGTCCGAGTTCCACGACCGGTACACGGTGTCGCGGCTGGTGGGTGCCCCTCCCGGCTACGTCGGCTACGACGAGGGCGGGCAGCTGACCGAGAAGGTCCGTCGCCGGCCGTTCAGCGTGGTGTTGTTCGACGAGATCGAGAAGGCCCACCCGGACGTGTTCAACACGCTGCTGCAGATCCTGGAGGACGGCCGCCTCACCGACGGTCAGGGCCGGATCGTGGACTTCAAGAACACGGTCATCATCCTGACCACCAACCTCGGCACCCGCGACGTCGCCAAGGCCGTGTCCCTCGGGTTCCAGGCCTCCGAGGACTCCGAGTCGAACTACGACCGGATGAAGCAGAAGGTCAACGACGAACTCAAGCAGCACTTCCGGCCCGAGTTCCTCAACCGCATCGATGACACCATCGTGTTCCACCAGCTGCGCCAGAACGAGATCCTCCAGATCGTCGACATCATGATCGCCCGGATCGAGACGCAGCTGCGTAACAAGGACATGGGCCTGGAGTTGACCGACAACGCCAAGAAGTACCTGGCGAAGAAGGGCTTCGACCCCGTCCTCGGCGCACGACCCCTGCGGCGCACCATCCAACGCGACATCGAGGACAACCTGTCCGAACGGATCCTGTTCAACGAACTGACCCCCGGACAGATCGTCGTGGTCGACTGCGAAGGCGACCCCGAGGACATCGACAAGTCCAAACTCGTCTTCCGCGGCTCCGACCGACCCGCCGACGTGCCCGACGCGGTCCCCGCCGACCTCGGCGGCACCGCCGACGACGCCGCGTGA